The Panicum virgatum strain AP13 chromosome 5K, P.virgatum_v5, whole genome shotgun sequence genome has a window encoding:
- the LOC120708655 gene encoding uncharacterized protein LOC120708655, with amino-acid sequence MRPQVLFVTLAALAVLAALPLGGKGHGEEEGGGAAAVGSRVVGASVSSWCCDECGDCLPMSRVCQCKDKSRFGCHSFCVVCLPVPGDDGEFTGFQCMDYRFGICQRNCTTPAAAA; translated from the exons aTGAGGCCGCAGGTGCTGTTCGTCACACTGGCTGCCCTCGCCGTGCTCGCCGCTCTGCCACTCGGCGGCAAAG GGcacggggaggaggaaggaggaggagcggcggcggtcggcagcAGGGTCGTCGGCGCGAGCGTGAGCTCGTGGTGCTGCGACGAGTGCGGCGACTGCTTGCCGATGAGCCGGGTGTGCCAGTGCAAGGACAAGTCGCGGTTCGGGTGCCACTCGTTCTGCGTGGTCTGCCTGCCCGTccccggcgacgacggcgagttCACGGGCTTCCAGTGCATGGACTACAGGTTCGGCATCTGCCAGCGCAACTGCACCACCCCCGCTGCCGCTGCATGA
- the LOC120708653 gene encoding NADPH-dependent aldo-keto reductase, chloroplastic-like, with the protein MATYFMLNTGARIPSVGLGTYKAGPGVVGDLIAAAVKAGYRHIDCARLYNNEKEIGVALKKVFDDGVVKREDLFITSKIWCSDLAPEDVPLAIDSTLNVLQLDYLDLYLIHWPFQIKKGSEVSPENFVQFDMPKTWQAVEKLYDSGKARAVGVSNFTSKKLADLLAIARVPPAVNQVECHPGWQQAKLRAFCHSTGVHFSAYAPLGRMKVVANNPVVTSIAELLGKTPAQVALRWGIQQGQSVLPKSANESRLKENIGLFGWSIPDELCAKFSEVEQVKQIRNDSFVHPQSMYKTIEELWDGEI; encoded by the exons ATGGCCACCTATTTCATGCTCAACACCGGCGCCCGCATCCCCTCGGTGGGGCTCGGCACCTACAAGGCCGGCCCCGGCGTCGTCGGCGACttgatcgccgccgccgtcaag GCCGGGTACCGGCACATCGACTGTGCGCGCCTGTACAACAACGAGAAGGAG ATTGGTGTTGCTCTGAAGAAAGTCTTCGATGACGGCGTCGTCAAGCGAGAAGACCTGTTCATCACCTCCAAGATATG GTGCAGCGACCTCGCACCCGAAGACGTTCCGCTGGCAATCGACAGCACTCTGAATGTTTTGCAGCTGGATTACCTTGATCTCTATCTG ATTCATTGGCCCTTTCAGATAAAGAAAGGCAGTGAAGTTAGTCCTGAGAACTTTGTCCAGTTTGATATGCCCAAGACTTGGCAAGCAGTGGAGAAGCTGTACGATTCAGGCAAAGCTCGCGCGGTCGGCGTGAGCAACTTTACGTCGAAGAAGCTGGCCGATTTGCTTGCTATAGCCCGTGTTCCTCCCGCCGTTAATCAGGTGGAGTGCCACCCCGGCTGGCAACAGGCGAAACTCAGAGCGTTCTGCCACTCCACTGGAGTTCATTTCTCT GCGTATGCGCCTCTGGGAAGGATGAAAGTTGTTGCGAATAATCCGGTGGTGACATCAATAGCCGAGCTCTTGGGGAAGACTCCGGCGCAGGTTGCCCTACGGTGGGGAATTCAACAGGGTCAGAGCGTGCTTCCTAAAAGTGCCAATGAGTCAAGGTTGAAGGAGAACATTGGCCTGTTTGGTTGGTCTATTCCTGACGAACTGTGTGCCAAGTTTTCTGAAGTTGAACAG GTTAAGCAGATCAGAAACGATTCATTTGTGCACCCTCAGAGTATGTACAAAACAATTGAGGAGCTGTGGGACGGTGAGATCTAA